A region of Sulfurimonas sp. DNA encodes the following proteins:
- a CDS encoding type IV secretion system protein: MIEKLSYLFQEALRLISNAIYSVFQDTLTPFVIPVINLYLVFIGIKIILGEEETSKKNLIRLFLIFPIIMMIVMDYGMYRDYIMNPIMIIRDFTVTYITAIANEGSTNNIIALDTIFLSMKDTVYNGFEFSWTDWNIVDLILSVAALLELGLLYLAIGTFHIVSFVVPGLFLTAGPIPLALFAFEKTKNISSSWFRSTITYALYGPISAIMMIFIYYVTKVSAASISTDFDGMFFVILALGVLLFLTRMIPEFANGIMSSLTSDGGGMGGQITPGMNTGKGFKSGAMNSINAAKKSKELYSKFRK; the protein is encoded by the coding sequence ATGATTGAGAAGTTGTCATATTTGTTCCAAGAGGCGTTGAGATTAATTAGTAATGCTATATATAGTGTGTTTCAAGACACATTAACACCTTTTGTTATCCCAGTAATAAATTTATATCTTGTTTTTATAGGTATAAAAATAATTCTTGGCGAAGAAGAAACAAGTAAAAAAAATCTTATCAGATTATTTCTAATTTTCCCAATTATTATGATGATTGTAATGGATTATGGTATGTACAGAGATTATATAATGAATCCAATCATGATCATAAGAGATTTTACTGTAACTTATATTACAGCAATTGCCAATGAAGGAAGCACTAATAATATTATTGCCCTAGACACAATCTTTTTAAGTATGAAAGATACAGTTTATAATGGGTTTGAATTTAGTTGGACAGATTGGAATATAGTAGATTTGATATTATCAGTCGCAGCTTTATTAGAACTTGGATTATTATATTTAGCAATAGGAACATTTCATATTGTTTCATTTGTAGTTCCTGGTCTATTTTTAACAGCCGGTCCTATCCCTCTCGCACTTTTTGCATTTGAGAAAACAAAAAATATATCTAGTAGTTGGTTTCGCTCTACTATCACTTATGCTCTTTACGGACCAATATCGGCGATAATGATGATATTTATTTACTATGTAACTAAAGTATCAGCGGCATCTATTAGCACAGATTTTGATGGAATGTTTTTTGTGATTCTAGCTTTGGGGGTATTACTATTTTTAACTCGTATGATACCAGAATTTGCGAACGGAATCATGTCATCACTTACAAGTGATGGTGGTGGTATGGGAGGTCAAATAACGCCAGGTA